One Mesorhizobium loti genomic window carries:
- a CDS encoding tRNA-specific 2-thiouridylase MnmA: MTYILDIGIQNAAQNESIMNSLDLPGRPENTRIVVAMSGGVDSSVVAGLLKREGYDVVGVTLQLYDHGAATHRAGSCCAGQDIDDARRVSETLGIPHYVLDYEERFRKAVIDPFAESYVAGETPIPCVSCNQTVKFADLLATAKELGADALATGHYIRSGANGAHRALYRPVDADRDQSYFLFATTQAQIDYLRFPLGGLSKPQVRAIAEEMGLTVAAKQDSQDICFVPQGKYSDIIAKLKPTAANPGDIVHIDGRVLGRHEGILRYTIGQRRGIGIASGEPLYVVHLDAERARVVVGPREALETHKIYLRNMNWLGDGPLGDIPDGGLELFAKVRSTRPPRPAVLRHAAGVTSVELADGESGIAPGQACVLYSDDGNEARIFGGGFIERSERGAEAEAMLTKLAARPAQIPAE; the protein is encoded by the coding sequence TTGACCTATATTCTCGACATTGGCATTCAGAATGCCGCGCAGAATGAAAGCATCATGAACAGTCTCGACCTTCCCGGACGTCCCGAAAACACCCGCATTGTCGTCGCCATGTCGGGCGGCGTGGATTCGTCCGTGGTCGCCGGCCTGTTGAAGCGCGAAGGGTATGATGTCGTCGGCGTCACCTTGCAGCTCTACGACCATGGCGCAGCGACACACCGGGCCGGCTCATGCTGTGCCGGACAGGACATCGACGACGCCCGCCGCGTCTCCGAGACGCTGGGCATCCCCCATTATGTGCTCGATTACGAGGAGCGCTTCCGCAAGGCGGTCATCGATCCCTTCGCCGAGAGCTATGTCGCCGGCGAGACCCCCATTCCTTGCGTCTCCTGCAATCAGACGGTGAAGTTCGCCGATCTGCTCGCCACCGCCAAGGAGCTGGGCGCCGATGCGCTCGCCACCGGTCATTACATCCGCTCCGGCGCCAATGGCGCCCACCGCGCGCTCTACCGGCCGGTCGATGCCGATCGCGACCAGAGCTATTTCCTGTTCGCCACCACGCAGGCGCAAATCGACTATCTGCGCTTTCCCCTGGGCGGCCTGTCGAAGCCGCAGGTTCGCGCCATTGCCGAGGAGATGGGGCTGACGGTGGCGGCCAAGCAGGACAGCCAGGACATCTGCTTCGTGCCGCAGGGCAAATATTCCGACATCATCGCCAAGCTGAAGCCGACCGCGGCCAATCCGGGCGACATCGTCCACATCGACGGCCGCGTGCTCGGCCGCCATGAAGGCATATTGCGCTACACGATCGGCCAGCGCCGCGGCATCGGCATCGCCTCGGGCGAGCCGCTCTATGTCGTCCATCTCGATGCCGAACGGGCCCGTGTCGTGGTCGGTCCGCGCGAAGCGCTGGAGACGCACAAGATCTATCTGCGCAACATGAACTGGCTTGGCGACGGGCCGCTCGGCGATATCCCCGACGGCGGCCTCGAGCTGTTCGCCAAGGTGCGCTCGACCAGGCCGCCGCGTCCGGCGGTGCTGCGCCACGCGGCAGGCGTGACATCGGTCGAATTGGCCGACGGCGAATCCGGCATCGCGCCCGGACAGGCCTGCGTACTCTATTCCGACGACGGCAACGAGGCCCGCATCTTCGGCGGCGGCTTCATCGAGCGCTCCGAGCGCGGCGCCGAGGCCGAAGCCATGCTGACGAAGCTGGCGGCAAGGCCGGCGCAAATTCCCGCTGAGTAA
- a CDS encoding Gfo/Idh/MocA family oxidoreductase, translated as MKQMKPRIAVLGCGYWGSNHIRTLKALGALYAVSDANRARAEGFASEQDCLAIEPDQLFVRDDIDAIVMALPPQFHADLAVRAAKSGKDVLVEKPIALTVPDAERAVQAAKDNGRVFMVGHVLRFHPAFETLKGLIDNGELGEVRYIHSHRLGLGKFHTENDALWDLAPHDLSMILAITGTEPIEVRGEGAALLDNLSDFAHLHMRFPNGLRSHLFTSRLNPYRERRLTVVGTKAMAVFDDVEPWERKLAVYRHAVWQDSGQWAFTTNEPSYVAVAQGMPLTRELEHFIHCIETRAEPRTSGEEAIRVLRILTAGTVTHTKS; from the coding sequence TTGAAACAGATGAAGCCGCGCATTGCAGTCCTCGGTTGCGGATACTGGGGCAGCAACCACATCCGCACCCTCAAGGCGCTCGGCGCGCTGTACGCGGTTTCCGACGCCAACCGGGCGCGAGCCGAAGGCTTTGCCAGCGAACAAGATTGTCTGGCGATCGAGCCCGACCAGCTGTTCGTGCGTGACGATATCGACGCCATCGTCATGGCCTTGCCGCCGCAGTTCCATGCCGACCTTGCCGTGCGCGCCGCCAAGAGCGGCAAAGACGTGCTGGTCGAAAAGCCGATCGCGCTGACGGTGCCGGATGCCGAGCGCGCGGTGCAGGCGGCCAAGGACAATGGCCGCGTCTTCATGGTCGGCCATGTCCTGCGTTTCCATCCCGCCTTCGAGACGCTGAAGGGGCTGATCGACAATGGCGAGCTCGGCGAGGTCCGCTACATCCACTCGCACCGGCTTGGCCTTGGCAAGTTTCACACCGAGAACGATGCGTTGTGGGATCTGGCGCCGCACGATCTGTCGATGATCCTGGCGATCACCGGCACCGAGCCGATCGAGGTGCGCGGCGAGGGGGCGGCACTCCTCGACAACCTCAGCGATTTCGCGCATCTGCACATGCGCTTTCCCAACGGCCTGCGCAGCCATCTTTTCACCTCGCGGCTCAATCCCTACCGCGAACGGCGGCTGACCGTGGTCGGCACCAAGGCGATGGCGGTGTTCGACGATGTCGAACCATGGGAGCGCAAGCTTGCCGTCTACCGCCACGCGGTCTGGCAGGACAGCGGCCAATGGGCGTTCACCACCAACGAGCCGTCCTATGTCGCGGTGGCGCAAGGCATGCCGCTGACGCGCGAGCTGGAGCATTTCATACACTGCATCGAGACGCGCGCCGAACCGCGCACCAGCGGCGAGGAGGCGATCAGGGTCCTGCGCATCCTGACGGCGGGCACGGTCACCCACACGAAGTCCTGA
- a CDS encoding recombinase, giving the protein MNVVATFEDRARSGGSVLGRDGLLHLMDKAREHEFDVLVVEALDRLSRDMEDLAGIHKRLSFLGIEIRAVHEGVVNTVLVGLRGLVGQLYREDIAHKVRRGQAGRVNKGLHAGGLTYGYSYVLGDPGTRLIAEGEAEIVRRIFREYVDGQTPRDIAHKLNSDRIPPPRGRAWNASTINGNVQRGTGLLHNELYAGRLIWNRVRMIKDPDTGKRVSRPNPKGEWRVVAVPDLAIVPSDLFDAAQARKKARATTHPSHQRRPRHMLTGLLRCGACGAGMSSKGVDKSKRIRIRCSAATESGTCADPKTFYLDTVEAAVLNGLSAELRHPEVIAQYVQTYHEERKRLVADTDARRTRLERRLGELTREIDRLVNAIAKGHGDPAVLGPQSTTLNEERKGILAELDRVPAATGVIALHPAVLARYEEQLNQLQTGLAKGIATGDSESAEAMRDLIETVTVFRDPSKIGGIEVEIAGRLTALLGEGAFPHGVKGAGGMVVAGEGLEPPTPGL; this is encoded by the coding sequence TTGAACGTTGTCGCAACGTTTGAGGACCGAGCGCGCTCCGGTGGCTCCGTCCTGGGCCGTGACGGTCTACTTCACCTCATGGACAAAGCGCGTGAGCACGAATTCGACGTGCTCGTCGTAGAGGCACTTGATCGGCTCTCGCGCGACATGGAAGACCTTGCCGGCATTCACAAGCGTCTTTCGTTTCTCGGCATCGAGATTCGTGCCGTTCACGAAGGCGTAGTGAACACGGTCTTGGTCGGCCTACGCGGTCTTGTTGGCCAACTCTACCGGGAGGACATCGCTCACAAAGTCCGTCGGGGCCAGGCCGGCCGGGTTAACAAGGGACTCCATGCCGGTGGATTAACCTATGGCTACTCTTACGTGCTCGGCGACCCTGGAACGCGGCTGATCGCCGAGGGCGAAGCGGAGATCGTGCGTCGTATCTTCAGGGAGTATGTCGATGGACAGACCCCGCGCGACATCGCCCACAAACTTAATAGCGACCGCATACCGCCGCCCCGTGGGCGAGCCTGGAATGCATCTACTATCAATGGAAATGTGCAGAGAGGGACGGGGCTGCTTCACAATGAGCTTTATGCTGGCCGCTTGATCTGGAACAGGGTCAGAATGATCAAGGATCCTGACACGGGGAAACGTGTCTCGCGCCCAAATCCCAAGGGTGAATGGCGAGTAGTCGCAGTGCCCGACCTCGCTATTGTTCCGTCCGACCTGTTCGACGCAGCACAAGCACGCAAGAAGGCGCGTGCAACCACTCATCCAAGCCACCAGCGCCGACCACGGCACATGTTGACGGGGCTGCTGAGGTGTGGTGCCTGTGGTGCGGGAATGTCGTCAAAAGGCGTGGACAAGTCCAAGCGCATTCGCATCCGCTGTTCCGCCGCGACTGAAAGCGGAACATGCGCCGATCCCAAGACATTTTATTTGGATACGGTCGAAGCTGCAGTTCTCAACGGCCTTTCCGCCGAGTTGCGCCATCCCGAAGTGATTGCCCAGTACGTCCAGACCTACCACGAAGAACGAAAGCGCTTGGTAGCCGACACCGATGCCAGGCGCACTCGTTTGGAGCGACGGCTTGGAGAACTAACTCGCGAGATCGACCGGCTGGTCAACGCCATTGCCAAGGGGCATGGAGATCCAGCCGTGCTGGGACCGCAATCAACAACGCTGAATGAAGAGCGTAAGGGCATTCTAGCCGAGTTGGACCGGGTACCCGCCGCGACCGGAGTGATCGCGCTGCATCCTGCTGTGCTGGCACGCTACGAGGAACAACTGAACCAACTTCAGACAGGGCTTGCCAAGGGCATTGCTACTGGCGACTCCGAATCTGCAGAGGCCATGCGGGACTTGATCGAAACCGTCACGGTATTTCGAGATCCGTCCAAGATCGGCGGGATCGAAGTCGAAATTGCTGGGCGGCTAACGGCGCTCTTGGGCGAGGGTGCCTTCCCCCACGGCGTCAAAGGAGCGGGGGGAATGGTGGTAGCGGGAGAGGGACTTGAACCCCCGACCCCAGGATTATGA